The Alphaproteobacteria bacterium DNA segment GTGGTGCGTGATCCATCCACCAAGCAATGGGGCACGCCGGCCTTCTATGCCCTTGGTGGAGTCAGCTATGGCCTGCAATTCGGGGCGCAGGATTCGGAAGTGATCCTGGTCATTATGTCGGAAAAGGGCTTGCGCGCCCTGGTGAAGAACGAAGTGACGCTGGGCGGCGATGCGGGCATGGCGGTGGCCAATGTCGGCATGGGCGCTCAGGCCGCGACGGGGCTGGGCATGAATGCGGATGTGTATTCATTTGCCCGGTCGGGCGGTTTATATGCGGGCGTCGCTTTGGACGGTTCGGTGATCACCGCCAAGGATTCCTGGAACAAAGAAGTTTATGGTCCCGGCGCGACGCCCGAGGCCATCCTTCTAGAGCGTAGATTTCCGGTACCGGAGGTTACGCGCCCCTTGGTGTCTATCCTGCCGTAATCGCAAGACGGATTAACCAAAAATCACGGCTTTTTCTGGCGTTAACCCGTTATCCGGCACTTGTGAAAGTTAACGCGGACAGATATAAGAATGGGTATGGCGAATTCAGTCCGCAGTGTCCCCATTCCCGGTTCCGATGCACCGGGTCGTCTTGCCGGTCCCCAGGGGCCCGGGCATAAGCTGTTCGCGTCTGAAACGCGCTTCGTCGCGGGTGCCGAATCGCTGGCCGCCCTGCCGCCGCCCAGTTTGCCCGAGGTGGCATTCGTGGGACGGTCGAATGTCGGTAAGTCCAGCCTTATCAATTCCTTGACGCGCCGCAAGTCGTTGGCGCGCACCTCGTCTACTCCCGGTCGTACGCAGCAGATCAATTTCTTTAGCGTGGCCGAGCGTTTGATGTTGGTCGATTTGCCCGGCTATGGCTTTGCCACCGCCGCCAAAGAGCGGGTCGCCGCCTGGCAAGATCTGTTGCAACGTTATCTAAAAGGCCGCGTCACCTTGCGCCGTGTGTGCCTGTTGGTGGACAGCCGTCACGGTATCATGCCGCTGGATGCCGAGATGATGAAGTTGCTGGATACGGCGGGAATATCTTGGCAGGTGGTGCTAACGAAAGTGGACCTGATCAACGCCACACTGCGACAAGCGCATCAGAATGCCATTACGGCGCGCCTGTCGCGTCATCCGGCGGCTTTCCCCAGCCTGATGTTCACCAGCTCCGAAGCGGCGGATGGCATGGTGGAGTTGCGGGATATGTTGGCGTCCTTTGCTTTGTTGCCGCGTGAGTGATGTCTCGGTCTAAAGACGCCGCCTCTCTGGATTCGCGGTGTCTTGCCGTTTTAGACATTGATACGTCGCCCCTTGAACTGTTGCGATCTGGGAGCACCCCTCCATGCCTCCGAGCCGAGTAGAAGCGCTGGTCATTCGTCATGCGCCGATCATGATGGCGATATTGGCCGGGGCATCGATCGCGGCCAGCGCCATGTTTTCCTATTCCCATGCGCGTGAGATGGCGATGTTATGCGCGGGGACCAGCCTGATTGGCGCGGGGTTGCTGGCGCGTTCTGATCGTGACGCTGCGCGGCAACGGATGAAATCGGGTGCCATGCAGGGCGAATTGTTTGAAATGGACACGATTCTGTCCTCGGCACCGATGGCCTACGCGACACTGAATATCGAAGGTCATGTGCATGACAGTTTCGGCCTGGGGCAGATCCTAGGACAGGAAAATCCTGAAAGGCTGGATGATCTGTCGGCGCATCTTCGCCCCAACGATGTCACGCGGCTACTTCGGGCATGGATGCTTATCAGGCGCAATGGCCGTCCCTTTCGGCTGGATGTCAGCACCCAGGAAGGTCGCATGTTGCGCGTTCATGGCAAGCGCGGACGCGGTAGCCGCGAGATGGCCAGCATGGTCACTTTTATTCTGTGGTTCCAAGATATCGGCGAGATGGTCAAGGGCGAGGACGAACACCGCCGCGCGATCTTGGAGGAGCGGGCCGTGGCCACGGCCTGGCAATCGGTGTTGGACACGCTGCCGATTCCCGTCTGGTTGCGTCATGCCGATGGCAG contains these protein-coding regions:
- a CDS encoding YihA family ribosome biogenesis GTP-binding protein translates to MANSVRSVPIPGSDAPGRLAGPQGPGHKLFASETRFVAGAESLAALPPPSLPEVAFVGRSNVGKSSLINSLTRRKSLARTSSTPGRTQQINFFSVAERLMLVDLPGYGFATAAKERVAAWQDLLQRYLKGRVTLRRVCLLVDSRHGIMPLDAEMMKLLDTAGISWQVVLTKVDLINATLRQAHQNAITARLSRHPAAFPSLMFTSSEAADGMVELRDMLASFALLPRE